A DNA window from Castanea sativa cultivar Marrone di Chiusa Pesio chromosome 7, ASM4071231v1 contains the following coding sequences:
- the LOC142644554 gene encoding uncharacterized protein LOC142644554, protein MQVVVVGKSTFDPTSVQAIIQIQIPLSPRPDKLIWVLDQKGNFSVKSAHRASHDQSPNNAPYDVPWQKLWRLRALERTKMLLWRIGQNAIPTKENIVLRIGEGDPNCVLCGDSVESCYHLFFKCNVARALWFASCDGLRSDSIPISTNVDIVKFIVSPNNFLGVVAARNNEDNELDSLRMLITLEAIWFMRNQLLHNAGHIDIMEASQLIKKRTLEYAKTFSKEEAVAKDKSANGWEALEDGWIKINVDAAVTENATALAVVARNKNGEVLKVWSRKHEGCSPLLAEAAAVYWVIQLAQKENWQHIIIEGDAKSCFDPLTIPNLQPHWSIATTISNILDLSNFFLNCKFSWVRRCCNNAAHVAAKYAIRFCRAWCFNMYSLPIVIANACKANSHCFAC, encoded by the coding sequence ATGCAAGTTGTCGTAGTTGGAAAATCAACCTTTGACCCAACTTCTGTCCAAGCAATTATCCAGATCCAAATCCCTTTGAGCCCAAGACCAGACAAGCTTATTTGGGTTCTAGACCAAAAGGGCAACTTCTCTGTTAAGTCAGCCCATAGAGCATCCCATGATCAATCTCCAAACAATGCTCCATATGATGTGCCTTGGCAGAAATTGTGGAGGCTGAGAGCTctagaaagaacaaaaatgctaTTGTGGAGGATAGGACAAAATGCTATCCCAACGAAAGAAAACATTGTGCTGAGGATTGGTGAAGGTGATCCTAACTGCGTGTTATGTGGTGACAGTGTAGAAAGTTGCTACCATCTATTTTTTAAGTGCAATGTTGCCAGGGCATTGTGGTTTGCTAGCTGTGATGGACTGAGATCGGATTCCATACCGATATCCACTAATGTGGATATTGTCAAATTCATAGTTAGTCCTAACAACTTTTTGGGGGTGGTAGCAGCAAGGAATAATGAGGATAATGAGCTAGACTCATTAAGAATGTTGATCACTCTAGAAGCAATTTGGTTCATGAGGAATCAGTTATTGCACAATGCTGGCCACATTGACATTATGGAGGCCTCCCAACTTATAAAGAAGAGAACTTTGGAATATGCTAAGACCTTTTCTAAGGAAGAGGCCGTAGCCAAGGACAAGAGCGCAAATGGTTGGGAAGCTCTAGAGGATGGATGGATTAAAATCAATGTGGATGCTGCTGTGACTGAAAATGCTACTGCTTTGGCGGTGGTGGCTAGAAATAAAAATGGAGAGGTGCTTAAAGTTTGGTCTAGAAAGCATGAAGGGTGCTCGCCATTGCTAGCTGAAGCAGCAGCTGTATATTGGGTAATCCAGCTAGCacaaaaggaaaattggcaGCATATCATCATCGAAGGAGATGCGAAGTCTTGTTTTGATCCCCTTACCATACCTAATCTGCAACCTCATTGGTCCATTGCTACTACTATTAGTAATATTCTTGATCTTAGTAACTTCTTTTTGAACTGTAAATTTAGTTGGGTTAGAAGATGTTGCAATAATGCTGCCCATGTGGCTGCAAAGTATGCAATTAGATTTTGTAGAGCTTGGTGTTTTAATATGTATAGTCTTCCTATAGTAATTGCAAATGCTTGTAAGGCTAACAGCCATTGTTTTGCTTGTTGA
- the LOC142644553 gene encoding uncharacterized protein LOC142644553, with the protein MVARRIQGVDKAESSNNSARKKVCWRVCTDILPTRANLVRRRVISEAKCPLCLREVESTIHAIWGCAAVQDIWAGSCRKLQKRCVASTDLLQLMEYLVDKLMTEEVELFWIQAWLIWNQRNRVVFGGNLMDPRQLNKRAEEYLTEYKSAQMQLTVMQPEHNYSVIWQPPPSSVYKLNFDAAIFSDLDRTGVGAIIRDEHGQVMAAMTASGPQVRSSMEAELLACRRSLEFAVDVGFNKLIIEGDNVNVMQAISSTKIDCSLLGYVVDDIRHLVYCLEWASISTTRRDGNKVAHVLAQHARNSIDNDVYWMEDSPPPAVEALAYDVLRL; encoded by the exons ATGGTGGCAAGGAGGATACAAGGGGTGGATAAGGCAGAATCATCAAATAATAGTGCAAGAAAGAAGGTCTG TTGGAGGGTTTGTACTGATATTTTACCCACAAGAGCTAATCTGGTCCGGAGGAGAGTAATATCGGAAGCCAAATGTCCATTATGCTTAAGGGAGGTGGAGAGTACAATCCATGCAATTTGGGGGTGTGCTGCGGTGCAAGATATTTGGGCAGGGAGTTGTCGAAAATTGCAGAAGAGGTGTGTAGCTTCCACTGATTTGCTGCAACTTATGGAATATTTAGTTGACAAGTTAATGACTGAGGAAGTGGAGCTGTTCTGGATTCAAGCTTGGCTTATATGGAACCAGAGAAACCGAGTGGTGTTTGGTGGAAATCTGATGGACCCGAGGCAATTGAATAAGAGAGCAGAGGAGTACCTGACAGAGTATAAATCAGCACAAATGCAGCTGACTGTGATGCAGCCAGAACATAATTACAGTGTGATCTGGCAGCCCCCACCATCTTCTGTATATAAATTAAACTTTGATGCAGCTATTTTTTCTGATCTGGACAGAACTGGAGTAGGAGCAATTATTCGAGACGAGCATGGTCAGGTTATGGCGGCAATGACAGCAAGTGGGCCACAGGTGCGCTCTAGTATGGAAGCAGAATTATTGGCATGTCGAAGATCATTGGAATTTGCTGTAGATGTTGGATTCAACAAGCTGATTATAGAGGGAGACAACGTAAATGTTATGCAAGCCATTTCATCGACAAAGATAGATTGTTCTTTGCTAGGCTATGTGGTGGATGATATTCGCCATTTGGTTTATTGTTTGGAGTGGGCTAGCATTAGTACTACTAGGAGGGATGGGAATAAGGTTGCACATGTTCTTGCTCAGCATGCTAGGAATTCTATAGATAATGATGTATATTGGATGGAGGATTCTCCTCCTCCGGCTGTGGAGGCCTTGGCTTACGATGTTTTGCGTTTATGA